The following DNA comes from Phytohabitans rumicis.
TCGGGATCGGCTTCGTGGGCGTGCTCACCGTGCTGGGCGTGTGGGTGGGCGTGGGCGGTTCGCACCTCACCGGGCAGCTGATGTGCTTCGGGCAGCGGCCTGCTACGGCGTCGCGATCCCGTACCTGAAGAAGTTTCTCGCGGGCCGCTCGGAGTCGGGCGCCTCGCTCTCGGCGGCCCAGTTGCTGCTGGCCACCGCGCAGCTCGCGGTGCTGAGCCCCCTGCTGGTGGGCGCGCCGCCGGCGCCGACCAGCCTGTCGCTCGACGTGGTCGGCAGCGTGGTGGCGCTCGGCGCGCTCGGCACCGGCCTGGCGTTCGTGATCAACATGCGCAATATCCGGATCGCCGGGGCGACCACCGCGTCGACGGTGACCTACCTGATCCCGATCGCGGCCACCGTGATCGGCGTGCTGGCCCTGGACGAGCACCTGTCGTGGTACCAGCCGGTCGGCGCGCTTGTCGTGCTCGCCGGGGTGGCGGTGTCGCAGGGGCTGATCCGCCGCCGGAGAGCGGTCAGCCGTGCCCCCGAGCCCATTCGACAACCCGCTGAGCAGGCCAGCTATTGACCACGCGGTCGGCCGGTACGCCGCACAGGGCCGCCCGCTCACAGCCGAAGCGCTGCCAGTCGAGCTGACCGGGCGCGTGGGCGTCGGTGTCGATCGTGAAGACGCAGCCGGCCTCCAGGGCTTGGCGCATCAGCCGCTTCGGCGGGTCCTGGCGCTCCGGGCGGGAGTTGATCTCGACGGCCTTGCCGTGCTCGGCGCAGGCTGCGAAGACCGCGTCGGCGTCGAACTGGCTCTCCGGCCGCCCGGACCGGCTCGCCCGGCGGTGACCGCGGTCGCCCTCGCCCTCGGCGCCCTTCGGCCGCTTGGTGACCATGCGGCCGGTGCAGTGGCCGAGGATGTCCAGGTGCGGGTTGGCGATCGCGGCCAGCATCCGCCTGGTCATCTTGGCGCTCTCGTCGCGCAGCCCGCTGTGCACCGACCCGACCACCACGTCCAGCCGGGCGAGCAGCTCGTCCTCCTGGTCCAGTGAGCCGTCGGCGAGGATGTCGACCTCGATCCCGGTGAGGATGCGAAAGCCCGGCGGGAGGGCCTCGTTGACCGCCGCGACGTAGTCGAGCTGGCGGCGCAGCCGGTCGGCGGTCAGCCCGCGGGCCACGGTCAGCGTCGGCGAGTGGTCGGTCAGTACGACGTACTCGTGGCCCAGCTCGACCGCGGCGAGCGCCATCTCCTCGATCGGCGATCCGCCATCGGACCAGTCCGAGTGCATGTGGCAGTCGCCGCGCAGGGCCTCGCGCAGCGCGGTGGCCGCCGCGTCCAGGTCGGTGCCCTCGGTGGCGAGCAGCCGGCGCAGGTAGACCGGCTCCTCACCGGCGAGCGACTCGGCGACGCACCGGGCGGTCACGTCGCCGACGCCGGAGAGCTTGGTCAGCGTGCCGGCCGCCGCGCGGGACGCGATTTCCTCGGCGGGCAGGCCGGCGAGCGTCTTGGCCGCGGAGCGAAACGCGCGTACCCGGTAGGTGGCCTCGTTCGCCCGTTCCAGCAGGAACGCGATGCGCCGCAGGTCGGCGATGGGATCCCGGTCGGTCACACCTGCAACCTACTGTGCCTCGATCCAGGCGTAGAGCGGCTGGCGCAGACTCAGGAAGTAGTCCACCGGGCGGTCGGAGTTGTAGTAGTCCCACGGGTGCTCGGTGATGTAGTCATCGCCGATGATCTGGTAGACGCGGTACGCCGCCTGGTACTGGTCGGACAGGTGCAGGGCGAACGCGAATGAGTTGAACAGCCGCGGCCAGCCCGGACGGCGCTGGAAGGCCGGGTGGAAGACCGACCTTTCCGCCGCGGCCGTCAGCTCGGCGCCCACCTCGGGCTGCTCCATGTACGCGGAGCCGCCGCCGGTCCGCGACAAATCCAGGTATTTCTCGATGTACGCCTCCGCGATGGCACCGTGCAGCGGGCTGCCGGGCGGCGCGTACCGGGAGATCTCCCGGGCGAACGCGAACATCTGGTCGTGGCTGCCGAACCACTTCTCGCACAGGTACTGCTGCATCGCGCCGTGCGCCCACTTGTGCTGCGGGTGCCGCTTGACCACCTCGCTGAAGCGTCGCTGCTGCTCGGCCAGGTCGACCTGGCGCCCGATTCCCGAGTTGAGCAGGAACGCCCGCGCGGTGGTGTCGTACGGGTCGCGGTCGGCGACGTCGTCGAGGCAGTTCTCGGCGAACGTCAGCCGCTTGAAGAACAGGTCGAACTGCTCCTGCTGGGTGTGCTCGGCGTACGCGGAGCCGCGCGCCTCCCAGGCCCAGAAGACCCCGTGCGCGCCCTGGACGAGCAGCGGCAGCGTCGACTGCGGCTCGGCGGCGACCCACTGGCCGATCCATTCCTGTACGCCGGAAACGTCCGCGCAGATCGACACGTAGAAGGCATGGTCGTCACGGTCGGTCACTTTGCTCAAGAAGTCGCGGGCGGTTGGCCAGTCCCGCCGTTCCATCGCGGCGCGTAGATGGCGGGCCCCCGGATCGCCCTGGCATTTGTCGATGACGGGGCCGACCTGCGGCGCAGGCGGGGGTGGCTGCCTTTTATTGAAGAGTCCCATCGCCCGGACACTGTAGACCTCAAGCGTGAACTTCGATACTGTCCGGGCGTTCTACGGGGAGGAAGTTACGCATGGTTGCCGCATTCCGTGCCGGTGCGTCAGTGCTCATGCTCGCCGGCTTCTATGTCGTTGCGCTCGTCCAACTCGCCGCCGCCGTCGCGCTTGGCGTCTGGCTGAGCACCATCATGCCGGGCGGCGTCGCCCTAAAGATCATATTTCCGCTCGTGCTGGCGACCGTGGGCGCCGCGGGCGTCGGACTGTGGAAGGCCATCCGGGCCAAGCCGGAGCCGCCGCAGGGCCTGAACGTCGGGCCGGACCAGGCCCCCGAGCTGTGGCGTACCGTGCACGAGCTGGCCGGCGCGGTGGGCACCCGGGTGCCCGACGAGATCCGGCTCGTGCCCGAGGTCAACGCCGCGGTGCACGAGCAGGCGCACCTGCTCGGCCTGGTCGGCGGGCGCCGCACCCTCTACATCGGACTGCCGCTGCTCCAGGCGTTCACCGTGGACCAGTTGCGCGCCGTGCTCGCCCACGAGCTGGGCCACTACTCGCACTCGCACACCCGGCTGGGCGCGATCGCGTACCGGGGGCGGCTGGCGATCGGCGGCACCATCAACCGGATCGGGCCGTACAACGTCGCCGGCTGGATCTTCAAGGGGTACGCCCGCCTGTACCTGCTCGTCGACAACGCCTCGTCGCGCCGGCAGGAGCTGGAGGCCGACCAGGCGGCGGTGCGCGTCGCCGGCCGGGCAGCGGCGGCCGGCGCGCTGCGCGAGCTGCCGGTGCTGGACGCCGCGTGGGGCTTCTACTTCAGCCGGTACGTCGAGCCGGGCTGGGAGCACGGGTACGTGCCCGACGACGTGTTCGGCGGGTTCGCGGAGCTGATCGCCGCCCGCAAGCAGGAGCTGGACGAGCTGCGCGGCCAGGAGCCGCCGGACGAGGGTTCGGTGTGGGACACGCACCCGCCGATCGGTGAGCGGATTTCCGCGATCGCGGTCACGCCGGACGTACCCCGGGCGCCGGACGGGCGGCGGGCCGGCGTGCTGGTCCCCGACCTGACGAACGCCGGCCGGGCGATGCAGCGCCAGATGATCGACGTCGGCCAGCGCCAGGTGCTGCCGTGGAACTACTTCACCGCGGCCACCGCCACGGCCGAGCTGCAGCGCGACGCGGACGCCGTGTTTCGCGCCATCGGGCGGGCGATCGGCGCCCCGCAGGTTGGCCTCGCCACGATCCTGGACCTGGTCGCCGCCAACCGGCTCGGGCACGCGGCCGAGAGCCTCTTCCCGAACGCCACCCGCCGCGAGGTGCCGCAGCGGTTCACCGACGCGATGGGCATGCTGATCGGCCTGGCCGCGGTGCGTTCGGGCGTCGGCTACTGGCAGCACTCCTGGTCGCAGCCGGCGCGACTGGTGGGGCGGGACGGGCAGCCACTGCCGACGGCGGAGATCGCCGCGCGCGCGGTGTGGCCGCAGACCGTCGGCGAGGCCCGCGGCTGGCTGGCTCACCTCGGCGTCGACCCGGCCCACGCCGTACTCGTGGAGCAGCGGGCGACCGCCACCGGTGCCGGCGTGATGGCGGCACTGTCCAATGTGAAGCTCGACGGCGTGGAGCACGACCTGCTGGTGCTGGACAAAGGGCTGGTCTTCGTCGGCAACCCCGGCAAGGCCGACAAGGGCAAGCAGCGCTTGCACGAGCTGGTCGGGTCCGCCCCGGTCGAGCAGATCGCCGCGCAGCACCGCTTCCTGCCGTACGAGGAGATCACGGCGGTGACGTTCACGAAGCGGGTGCCGCTGCGGGCCGACATCGGGCTGCACGGCGGGCAGACCATCGCCCTGCACGAGACCTGGGGCAGCGAGCTGATCGCCAAGGACAGCCGCGACCTGCTCGAATCGGTCCTCAAGCAGGCATCCTCGTGATCAAGGCGTCCTTCAAGTCGCTATAGAGACTTGAAGGACGCCTTGATCACAGGTGTTCGTGGGGGCGGACCGCCGTTACGGTGCGGCGGTCGCCGGCGACCGCGGTGACCCAGCCGCCGGCGCGGCCCAGGCGCAGCAGGGCGTCCGGGCGGGCGGGCAGCTCCAGCGTCGTACCCGGGCTGGGTGGCCAGGTGGTGCGGGCCGTCCAGCCCGGCGTGAGCCAGGCGCTGAGCTCCGCGATCGGGTCCTTGCCGTCCAGCGCGGCGCGCGCCTGCGCCAGGGCGTCCAGCACCGCGTCGAGCGCGGGCGCCACCGCCGCGGCGTTGCCGCCGCACATGGCCGCGGTGAGCTGCGGCCGGCTGGCCGCGACCCGCGTGCCGTCGCGGAACGACCCGGCGGCCAGCGCCGCCGCGAGCGGATCGGTCGCCGCGGTCGCGAGTGCGGCGGCCAGCAGATGAGGTACGTGGCTGACGGCCGCCACCGCTTGGTCGTGCTCGGCGGCGGTGGTCGGCACGACGCGCGCGCCCATCCCGGTGTACAGCACGGCGAGTTGCAGCCAGTCGGCGAGCTGGGTGGTCTGCGGCTCCAGGCAGAGCACCCAGGCGCAGCCGGTGAAGAGGTCGGCGTCGGCGGCGTCGAAGCCGGACCGCTCCCGGCCGGCCATCGGGTGCCCGCCGACGAACCCGGCCAGCCGCGGCAGCCGGTGCGTGACCAGGTCCTGGACCGGCCCCTTCACCGAGGTCACGTCGGTGACCAGGCCGGAGTAGCCGGCGCCGCCCAGCTCGATGAGCACGCCCTCGACCGCGGGCAGCGGCACGGCGACCACCACCAGCTCGGCGCTGGCCACGGCGTCCCGTACCGTCGCGGTGACCTGCCACCGGCCGCTGACCGGCGCCTTCGCGGCCGCGGTCCGTGCGGTGGCCCGGGTGGCGGGGTCGGCGTCGTAGCCGAGCACCCGATGGCCGGCCGCGGCGAGCGCGCGCAGCGTCGAGCCGCCGATGAGTCCCAACCCGATCACCGCGATGTCCACGCGGGTGACTTAAGCACAAGTCCGGTCCACGCGGTAAACGAACAGTTAGCGTAATTGTATGATTTATCGGGCTTGCGTCGTCGGGCTTGTTTCCGCGCTTCTCGCGGCGGCGCCCGCCCAGGCGGCGGTCGTGTCACCCACTCCCGACGCCGCGCCCACCTTCAACGGAACGGTGTGGGCGACGGCGTACGTGGGCGACACCGTCTACGTCGGCGGCGACTTCACCACGGCCACCGCCGGGGAGCGTCCGTCGCGCGCGGCCGGCTGGCCGCGTTCGACGCCCGTACCGGCGCGCTGCGCTCCTGGGCGCCCAGCGCCGACGGGCGGGTCCGGGCGATCGCCGCGTCCGGCGGCCTCATCTACGTGGCCGGCGAGTTCGGGTACGTCAACGGCCTGCGCCGGGACAACCTGGCCCGACTCGACGCGGCCAGCGGTGCGGTGCGGGGCGGCTTGGTGCACAGCGTCGGCGGCCAGCCGTACGCCCTCGCGACCGGCAACGGACGGCTGTACGTGGGCGGAAGCATCAGCGCGGTGGACGGCCAGGCGCGGTACCGGCTCGCCGCGTTCGACCTCGCCACCGGGGCGCTGGACGCGAACTGGCGGCCGTCCGCCGGCGCCACCGTCCAGGCGCTGGCGGCCGCGGGGGACCGGGTCTACGTGGGCGGAAAGTTCACCGGACGGGTGGCCGCCGTCCATCCGGCGTCCGGGGCGGCCGACCCGAGCTTCCGGCCGCAGGCGAGCGACGAGGTCCGCGCGCTGGCGGTCACCGACGCCGGCGTGTACGCGGCGCACGGCGGTCCCGGCGGCCGGGTGGTGGCGTACGGCTTGGACGGCGCCGGGCGGTGGAACCTCACCATGGACGGCGACCCGCAGGCGATCACGGTGCTGGACGGCATCGTCTACTTCGGCGGGCACTTCGACAACGTGTGCCGCTCACCGCGTACCGGCTACAAGGGCTCCTGCCTGGACGGGTCGATCCGCCGCGTCAAGCTCGGCGCCGCGGTCGCGTCCGACGGGGAACTGCTGCCCTGGACAGCGAACGGCAACGGGAGCGCCGGCGTACACGCCCTGGCGACCAGTGCCGCGCTGGGCAAGCTGGGCGCGGGCGGGGCGTTCACGGCGATCAACGGGGCGCCGCGGGCGTACTTCGCGCAGTTCTCGCTCTAGGGCTCGCTCGGGCAGCCGTTGGACTTCTTCCACGAGGCCACCTTGTCGACCGGCGACTTGTTGGTCTTCTTGCGCCAGGCGTCCAGGAACGTCGCCGGCCAGACCACCCCGCGCCGGATCCACCAGTCGCCGGTGCGCTCGCACGGCGGCGAGATGCCGAAGTGCACGTGGCAGACGTTGTTGGCGTTGCCGGTCTTGCCGACCGTGCCGATCCGCTGGCCCGCCCGTACCCGCACGCCGGCCTCGATCCCGGACTGCACGACGGTGAAGTGGGAGCCGTAGTAGCGGACCCCGTCGTCGCCCAGCAGCGACACCGACAGGCCACCGTTGTACGGCCCCTGGACGCCCGTCTTCGAGTACTTGTCGACCCGGCTCACCTCGAGGACCTTGCCGTCGGTGACCGCGACGACCGGCTCGCCGCAGTTGGCGAAGATGTCCGTCGCCGGGTACGCGGAGTGAGTCGGGTGGTACGAAACGTTACTGGCGGCGACCGGGAAGACGTACTTCCACTTGGTGTTGGTCGTCGTGGGCGCCTCGGTGGTCTTCTTCGGTGTGGGCGACGCGCTCGGTGTGGGCAGCGCCGTCGTGGGCGCCGGTGTGGGCGCGGGCGTCGTCGCCTCCGGTGTGGGCGTGGTCGCGTCCTCCCAGGAGACCGGGGCGCTGGCCTCCGGTGACTCCTTCGCGCAGCCCGCCACCAGGGCGACCGCCATCACCGCGACTATCGACGCCGGTACCCGTCCCCGAAGAAGCACCCGGACATACTGGCAGACGAAGCTGGCTGGCGCGTACCCCGGTTTGGCTAAGCTGCTTTTATGGCGGACCTCTACCCGCGTACGCCGTCCGGGTTGTTTCCGTCCCGGCCGCCGCGCCCCACGTACCGCGAGCCGCACCGCGTTCGCGCGGGCGGGCTGACCGCTGGCCTGGGTGCGGGCGTCGCGTGGCTGCTCTTCATCGGACTGCTCGGCCGCGACCTGCGCGGCTACGTCTGGTGGACCGTGCTGGCCGGCGCGCTGGCGTGGGCGGCCGCGTGGACGCTCAGCCGGCAGGGCGATCGGGGCGTGGCCGCCGGCGTCGCGATCAGCACCGGCGTGGGGTGGTCGGTGGCCGCCGCGGCCATCGCCGTGCGGTGGGGGATGACCGGCGACTGGCCCCTTTGGTAAACAGTCTGTGTGGGGTTGATTGCGCCTCGCAGCCGGGCTTGACGAAGGGCGCCGGCGTTCGGCACCCTCGCGGCATGGCCTGGACAGTGCAGCGGCTCGACCCCGACCGAAGCCGCCGCCGGCTACAGCTCCTCGCGGAGCTCGCCAGCGCGAAATCGGTACGGGATCGTGAGCGCCCACGGCGTGCGCGCGGAGATCGGCTGCGTGAGCTGATCGCCATGCGCCGCCGGTTGGCAAGCTGACGTAATCCCTCCAGGCTCTTCATCGGGGCGTTGTACGGTCAGTCACCGACCCGAGCGGCTACCGTCACGCGTATCGGACAACTTGGGGGGACCGTGTCGTACTTCGCTGCTGCCGTCGCGCGCGGCTCGTCCGGGTGGACCGCGGCCGAGCTCGACCTGGCCGGCGCGGCCGACATCGACGAGGTCGCGGACCGGCTGCGCGACCTCGATTCCGAGGCGGACGTATCCCTGCTCTTCGTCGAGTCCGACGATGCCTACCTCGCCATCCTCCGCCTGGACCAAGGTGAGGACCTGCGCGTCTTCGGGTCAGACTCGGTATTCGCCGAGGAGTCCCGGCTGGGCGCGCTGCTGCTCGGCGACATCAAGGCACCCGCGCTCGAGATCGACGACGTGACCGAGCCACCGGCGCCGGTCGCGGACGACGACGAGCCGCCCGTCACCGAGCCGGACATCGAGCCGGTCGGCGACCCGGACCTGCTGGCCGATCTCGGCATCTCCGCGCACCAACTGCTGAGCCTGTGCGCGCACGAGGGCCTGATGCCCGCCGACGTGACCGCCGAGGTGTGCCAGGTGATCGGCTGTGGCGACCAGGTCGAAGAGCTCCGTGAGTGATCGCCGTGCCCGCCACGAGGCATGGATGCGCCGGGCCCTGGAGGTCGCCGGTACGTCGGGTGAGGACGTGCCGGTCGGGGCGGTAGTGCTCGGGCCGGACGGTGCCGAGCTGGGCGTCGGGCGCAACGAGCGCGAGCTGACCGGCGACCCGACCGCACATGCCGAGATCGTCGCCCTGCGCCGCGCCGCCGAGACCCGAGGCACCTGGCGCCTAGACGCCTGCACCCTGGTAGTAACCCTAGAACCCTGCACCATGTGCGCCGGCGCCCTGGTCCTGGCGCGCATAGCCACCCTGGTCTTCGGCGCATGGGAACCCAAAACCGGCGCCGTAGGCTCCCTATGGGACGTAGTCCGAGACCGCCGCCAACCGCACCGCCCGACGGTCTACCCCGAGGTCCTGGCCGACGACTGCGCCGCGTTGATCCGCGACTTCTTCCGCTAGCCCCACCCCTCCCCGTTGATCGGGGAGCGGGTCCCTGATCAACGGGAGATGCGGCCGCCAACGGCGAGTGCCTGGCGCACCGCCTGTACGACATAGCGCGGGTGGAGGGTGTCGGCCCACGTGAAGCGCACCAGGATGAAGCCGAGCGCGATCAACTGGTTCTGCCGGCGCCGATCGTGGAGCAACGCTTCGGGCCTACTGCGCACGTCCCTGCCGTCCGCCTCGACGAGTACGCCGCGGCTGGGCCACGCGAGGTCGGCGATGGCGACGAGGACGCCGCGCGCGTCACGCACCCGGAACTGGAGCTCCTCCGGTGTCAGACCGTCGTCGCGGCAGATGAGCCGTACCCGGGTCTCCAGCGGCGACTGGGCGCGTCCATCCGCGGCGGCGAGCGACTCCCGGGCCTGGATCGCGCCGCGCCGTCCGAAGACGAGGGCGCTGGCGGCGTCGAGGTGCTCCGGGCTGAGCAGGCCCGCGTTGAGGGCCGCGTCGAGCATCGCCACACCGTCCTCAAACGGCAGCCGGAGCAGCAGGTCCGCCGCCGTACGGGCGGGCGTGGTCACCGCGAGCCCGTCGACGGCGGTGACGTCCTCCTCGGCGAGGACGAGCTGCCGCGCGGTCAGGCCCGGCTGGTCGAGGCGCCGCCCGGCGGCGGGAAGCGAGACCTGGACGGTGGGATCGTCGGGCAGCACCGGCCAGCGGTACAGGATGCCGGCGCTGGCCAGTATGGCGACCGCCGCGGGACCGCAGGACAGCAACGCGGCCCGGATCCGTTGGCGGTCCGGCATGAGCGTTGGCCAGGTGAAGTAGACGCCGCGAAAGACCGGGCGCCAGCGTCCACCCTTCACCAGGCGATCCACCGCCCCGGCCGAGAAGCCGAGGGACGCGCACTGCGCCGCGGTGATCAGTCCACCCTGGTCCGCGGCGATCGCGGTCGCGAGGTCGAGTCGGGAGGCCACGGCTGGGCAGCCTGCCCACCGCGACGGCGTCTGTACACACCGTTGCCACTGGCCTGTGGATAACTTGGGTGCCTGTGGATAACGCCCTGATCATGCGGAAATCTGCTACGGAAGATCCCGATGATCAGGGACAAGCTCCCCCACCACGCCGCAACACGCCCGAGCTATTCCCTGATCACCGGGGAGGGTCAGCGGGGAGGGTCACCGGAGGAGGGTGGAGGCCACGGCGCGGGCGGACTCGGTCCAGGGGGTGGGGCGCATGGTTGCGGGGTCCAGGCGGACGATCGCGCGGCGGCCCTCGGCGTAGACCACCGTGGCGTCTGGGGAGTGGAAGCGGAAGCCGTACTCTGCGCTGGTTTCGCCCAGGTGGTTGAGCCAGAAGTGGACGTGGACTTCGCCGGCGCCGCGGATGGGGCGGTGGTACGTGATAGCGAACTCGCGTACGGCGTGGAAGAGGTCGGGCGTGGACGGGCCGTTGTGGTCGAAGTAGTGGCCGCGCTCCGTCCAGTACGGCGTGACCGCCCGTTCCAGCAGTACGGCGTACCGGGCGTTGTGCACGATGCCCATCGCGTCGAGGTCGTCGAAGTAGACCGTGATCGGCTCGACGTGGCCGTATTCCACGGCGGTTGCCAGGTCAGTCATTGGCTTCATGCCTCCGGAAGCAGGGTCGGATCGGTGCACAGGCCGCGCAGGCGTTCCAGCACGACGCGCCAGGCCAGGGGGTAGACGACTTCGGGGGACAGCAGCCGGTACTGCATGACGGCGGCGACGCCTACCGCCTCCACCTCGTACGCGAGCATCGCCACGTCGGTGTCCGGCCGCAGCTCGCCCTGCTCGACGGCCTGGCGGGCGAGCAGCTCGACGTACTCCATCCACTCGGCGTGGGTCTGCGCGATCCGGTCGTACACCGGGCCGGAACGGGCGTTGTACTCGAACTTCGCGTTGGCGAAGAAGCACCGCCCGGGCAGCGTCTGGGACGCGTAGAAGTCGAGGCGGGAGACGTGCAGCGCCCAGAGCCGGCGCGCGCCGCGCGGGGCCGTGCGGGCCGGGGCGATCACCTGCTCCTGCCACTGCTCGCGGGCCCGCTCGACGGTGGCCAGCTGGAGGTCTTGCTTGGAGCGCCAGTGCGCGAAGAGGCCGGACTTGCTCACGCCGAGGGCCTCGGCGAGCTGGGCGAGGGACAGCCCGTCGAGCCCGGACTGGGTGGCGAGCGCCACCGCGGTGTCCAGCACCGCCGTCCGGGTCCGCTCGCCGCGGGCCAGGCGCCCGTCTGTCGAGACCATCACCCGGTCAGCATATGAATAAGACCGACCGGTCGTAAACCTAGTTTGCCGGAAGAGTGACCTGCACCACGAGCCCGCCGCCGTCCCGCGGTACGGCGTGCACGTCGCCGCCGTGCGCCCGGGCCACCGAGCGCACGATCGACAGGCCGAGCCCGGTGCCGCGGGCCGAGCCGACCCGGTCGGTCAGCCGGCGGAACGGCT
Coding sequences within:
- a CDS encoding DMT family transporter: MLRAAACYGVAIPYLKKFLAGRSESGASLSAAQLLLATAQLAVLSPLLVGAPPAPTSLSLDVVGSVVALGALGTGLAFVINMRNIRIAGATTASTVTYLIPIAATVIGVLALDEHLSWYQPVGALVVLAGVAVSQGLIRRRRAVSRAPEPIRQPAEQASY
- a CDS encoding PHP domain-containing protein; this encodes MTDRDPIADLRRIAFLLERANEATYRVRAFRSAAKTLAGLPAEEIASRAAAGTLTKLSGVGDVTARCVAESLAGEEPVYLRRLLATEGTDLDAAATALREALRGDCHMHSDWSDGGSPIEEMALAAVELGHEYVVLTDHSPTLTVARGLTADRLRRQLDYVAAVNEALPPGFRILTGIEVDILADGSLDQEDELLARLDVVVGSVHSGLRDESAKMTRRMLAAIANPHLDILGHCTGRMVTKRPKGAEGEGDRGHRRASRSGRPESQFDADAVFAACAEHGKAVEINSRPERQDPPKRLMRQALEAGCVFTIDTDAHAPGQLDWQRFGCERAALCGVPADRVVNSWPAQRVVEWARGHG
- a CDS encoding M48 family metallopeptidase, with product MVAAFRAGASVLMLAGFYVVALVQLAAAVALGVWLSTIMPGGVALKIIFPLVLATVGAAGVGLWKAIRAKPEPPQGLNVGPDQAPELWRTVHELAGAVGTRVPDEIRLVPEVNAAVHEQAHLLGLVGGRRTLYIGLPLLQAFTVDQLRAVLAHELGHYSHSHTRLGAIAYRGRLAIGGTINRIGPYNVAGWIFKGYARLYLLVDNASSRRQELEADQAAVRVAGRAAAAGALRELPVLDAAWGFYFSRYVEPGWEHGYVPDDVFGGFAELIAARKQELDELRGQEPPDEGSVWDTHPPIGERISAIAVTPDVPRAPDGRRAGVLVPDLTNAGRAMQRQMIDVGQRQVLPWNYFTAATATAELQRDADAVFRAIGRAIGAPQVGLATILDLVAANRLGHAAESLFPNATRREVPQRFTDAMGMLIGLAAVRSGVGYWQHSWSQPARLVGRDGQPLPTAEIAARAVWPQTVGEARGWLAHLGVDPAHAVLVEQRATATGAGVMAALSNVKLDGVEHDLLVLDKGLVFVGNPGKADKGKQRLHELVGSAPVEQIAAQHRFLPYEEITAVTFTKRVPLRADIGLHGGQTIALHETWGSELIAKDSRDLLESVLKQASS
- a CDS encoding prephenate dehydrogenase; translation: MDIAVIGLGLIGGSTLRALAAAGHRVLGYDADPATRATARTAAAKAPVSGRWQVTATVRDAVASAELVVVAVPLPAVEGVLIELGGAGYSGLVTDVTSVKGPVQDLVTHRLPRLAGFVGGHPMAGRERSGFDAADADLFTGCAWVLCLEPQTTQLADWLQLAVLYTGMGARVVPTTAAEHDQAVAAVSHVPHLLAAALATAATDPLAAALAAGSFRDGTRVAASRPQLTAAMCGGNAAAVAPALDAVLDALAQARAALDGKDPIAELSAWLTPGWTARTTWPPSPGTTLELPARPDALLRLGRAGGWVTAVAGDRRTVTAVRPHEHL
- a CDS encoding PQQ-like beta-propeller repeat protein, which produces MGDGVRGRHRLRRRRLHHGHRRGASVARGRLAAFDARTGALRSWAPSADGRVRAIAASGGLIYVAGEFGYVNGLRRDNLARLDAASGAVRGGLVHSVGGQPYALATGNGRLYVGGSISAVDGQARYRLAAFDLATGALDANWRPSAGATVQALAAAGDRVYVGGKFTGRVAAVHPASGAADPSFRPQASDEVRALAVTDAGVYAAHGGPGGRVVAYGLDGAGRWNLTMDGDPQAITVLDGIVYFGGHFDNVCRSPRTGYKGSCLDGSIRRVKLGAAVASDGELLPWTANGNGSAGVHALATSAALGKLGAGGAFTAINGAPRAYFAQFSL
- a CDS encoding M23 family metallopeptidase, whose protein sequence is MAVALVAGCAKESPEASAPVSWEDATTPTPEATTPAPTPAPTTALPTPSASPTPKKTTEAPTTTNTKWKYVFPVAASNVSYHPTHSAYPATDIFANCGEPVVAVTDGKVLEVSRVDKYSKTGVQGPYNGGLSVSLLGDDGVRYYGSHFTVVQSGIEAGVRVRAGQRIGTVGKTGNANNVCHVHFGISPPCERTGDWWIRRGVVWPATFLDAWRKKTNKSPVDKVASWKKSNGCPSEP
- a CDS encoding tRNA adenosine deaminase-associated protein yields the protein MSYFAAAVARGSSGWTAAELDLAGAADIDEVADRLRDLDSEADVSLLFVESDDAYLAILRLDQGEDLRVFGSDSVFAEESRLGALLLGDIKAPALEIDDVTEPPAPVADDDEPPVTEPDIEPVGDPDLLADLGISAHQLLSLCAHEGLMPADVTAEVCQVIGCGDQVEELRE
- a CDS encoding nucleoside deaminase; this translates as MSDRRARHEAWMRRALEVAGTSGEDVPVGAVVLGPDGAELGVGRNERELTGDPTAHAEIVALRRAAETRGTWRLDACTLVVTLEPCTMCAGALVLARIATLVFGAWEPKTGAVGSLWDVVRDRRQPHRPTVYPEVLADDCAALIRDFFR
- a CDS encoding type IV toxin-antitoxin system AbiEi family antitoxin domain-containing protein, which gives rise to MASRLDLATAIAADQGGLITAAQCASLGFSAGAVDRLVKGGRWRPVFRGVYFTWPTLMPDRQRIRAALLSCGPAAVAILASAGILYRWPVLPDDPTVQVSLPAAGRRLDQPGLTARQLVLAEEDVTAVDGLAVTTPARTAADLLLRLPFEDGVAMLDAALNAGLLSPEHLDAASALVFGRRGAIQARESLAAADGRAQSPLETRVRLICRDDGLTPEELQFRVRDARGVLVAIADLAWPSRGVLVEADGRDVRSRPEALLHDRRRQNQLIALGFILVRFTWADTLHPRYVVQAVRQALAVGGRISR
- a CDS encoding acyl-CoA thioesterase, which encodes MTDLATAVEYGHVEPITVYFDDLDAMGIVHNARYAVLLERAVTPYWTERGHYFDHNGPSTPDLFHAVREFAITYHRPIRGAGEVHVHFWLNHLGETSAEYGFRFHSPDATVVYAEGRRAIVRLDPATMRPTPWTESARAVASTLLR
- a CDS encoding TetR/AcrR family transcriptional regulator gives rise to the protein MVSTDGRLARGERTRTAVLDTAVALATQSGLDGLSLAQLAEALGVSKSGLFAHWRSKQDLQLATVERAREQWQEQVIAPARTAPRGARRLWALHVSRLDFYASQTLPGRCFFANAKFEYNARSGPVYDRIAQTHAEWMEYVELLARQAVEQGELRPDTDVAMLAYEVEAVGVAAVMQYRLLSPEVVYPLAWRVVLERLRGLCTDPTLLPEA